Proteins from a genomic interval of Microbacterium esteraromaticum:
- a CDS encoding YqaJ viral recombinase family protein produces MTPQITARIVVPEDAPRTVWMLERGEGVTASRAWAIARGGIKTWRRELEQMMNGSTFRGTKATKAGSAREAAMLDEAADQLHTVTPNAALWASAANDLHRATPDGIGRNSDGTIVAVEVKSHEHGYEDKGIPADHLAQLQWQMHVLGAVSGLYGYEIRDEDDMPPADGATWIDVPRDDEMIAYLIYRADLFLAWRDAGCPDVDELPSDVQAALDAWAPLKSKLDSVAADEKEAAAALKKAIRTSIPHAERFGAVAMGEHGGYQLGVSESTAIDEDAWEEDNPAVYGSVRRMRERIAAREDTAKRMYPKITRRESLRFQEVGK; encoded by the coding sequence ATGACCCCGCAGATCACTGCCCGCATCGTGGTCCCCGAGGACGCCCCGCGCACCGTGTGGATGCTCGAACGCGGCGAAGGCGTCACCGCTTCCCGCGCATGGGCGATCGCCCGCGGCGGCATCAAGACATGGCGCCGCGAGCTTGAGCAGATGATGAACGGCTCGACGTTCCGCGGGACGAAGGCCACCAAGGCCGGTTCGGCCCGTGAGGCCGCGATGCTCGATGAGGCCGCCGACCAGCTGCACACCGTCACCCCGAACGCGGCACTGTGGGCGTCCGCCGCCAACGACCTGCACCGCGCGACGCCCGACGGCATCGGCCGCAACAGCGACGGCACGATCGTCGCCGTCGAGGTGAAGTCCCACGAGCACGGGTACGAGGACAAGGGCATTCCCGCCGATCACCTCGCGCAGCTGCAGTGGCAGATGCACGTGCTCGGCGCCGTCTCCGGCCTGTACGGGTACGAGATCCGCGACGAGGACGACATGCCCCCGGCCGACGGCGCGACCTGGATCGACGTGCCCCGCGACGACGAGATGATCGCCTACCTGATCTACCGCGCCGATCTGTTCCTCGCGTGGCGCGACGCCGGCTGCCCCGACGTCGACGAGCTCCCCTCGGATGTCCAGGCCGCGCTCGATGCGTGGGCACCGCTCAAGTCGAAGCTCGACAGCGTCGCGGCCGACGAGAAGGAGGCCGCCGCGGCGCTCAAGAAGGCGATCCGGACGAGCATCCCGCACGCTGAGCGCTTCGGCGCCGTCGCGATGGGCGAGCACGGCGGGTACCAGCTCGGCGTCTCCGAGTCGACGGCGATCGACGAGGACGCATGGGAAGAGGACAACCCTGCGGTGTACGGGTCGGTACGGCGGATGCGTGAGCGCATCGCAGCGCGCGAGGACACGGCGAAGCGCATGTATCCGAAGATCACACGGCGCGAGTCGCTGCGATTCCAGGAGGTCGGGAAGTGA
- a CDS encoding DNA methyltransferase, protein MSALLTLNTGNDGTLAYDDFLREKVAFDRTFGFDVRDEWLSPIMRPGHEHFKPHQADIVKWAVKGGRRAIFARYGLGKSVMQLEILRLIVQHGPALGGPRDAFGVETRRGLIVAPLGVRFDIIADGRDLLDTEVRFVRSTADVDPAWSGLYVTNYESVRDGKLDLSKFIAASLDEAAVLRSFGSETYQRFLPLFDAVPYRFVATATPAPNRHKELIHYAGFLGIMDTGQALTRFFKRDSSKAGNLKIHPHKRREFMLWLNTWACFIQRPSDLGYSDDGYDLPPLDVVWEEVEVELLSDQVEKDGQGILVRAGAKSAVESAREKRHTLAARVAKAMRIIAAHWADPDERGQVILWCDLNDEQDALEAGLRDLGLSFSSIRGAQSDEEVEEQLRAWLAGETYALIGKPMMLGRGLNLQQCSTAVFVGVTHKYEQTVQAIHRIHRFGQTNACTVHLLYGESETDVRDNLLTKWQEDDALTDTMSDILREFGLNATAVSAELARAMGIDRETWQGQDWQIVLNDSVIEWRDHVAAESMGLIVTSIPFGGKYEYSANYADFGHVDDNAQFWWQMDYLTPSLYRALMPGRILAIHVKDFPLYGSVTGKGVYTFDTMHAEAIAHYTGHGFDYFGMITVTTDVVRENNQTYRLSYSEMAKDHSKMGVGSPEYVLLFHKPQSNRTRGYADLPVTKDKADYSVGRWQIDAAAEWRTGGDRLLSVDELAQLEVGVRAKLFTAQSERTVYDYDAHVALADSLAARNALPGTFASLVPGSWRADVWTDVLRIDTLNSEQRKREVEAHICPFPLEIPRRIITMFSNPGELVGDPFSGLGSTVLEAVRQGRRGFGSELNPVSTADSVVYLTRHDNEANAPTLFDLLDIEGSAA, encoded by the coding sequence ATGAGCGCTCTACTGACTCTGAACACGGGCAACGACGGCACGCTCGCGTACGACGACTTCCTGCGTGAGAAGGTGGCGTTCGACCGCACTTTCGGGTTCGACGTGCGTGACGAGTGGCTGTCGCCGATCATGCGCCCCGGCCACGAGCACTTCAAGCCGCACCAGGCGGACATCGTGAAGTGGGCGGTCAAGGGCGGTCGGCGTGCGATCTTCGCCCGCTACGGGCTGGGTAAGTCGGTCATGCAGTTGGAGATCCTGCGGCTGATCGTGCAGCACGGGCCCGCGCTCGGCGGCCCCCGTGACGCGTTCGGCGTCGAGACGCGCCGCGGCCTGATCGTCGCGCCTCTCGGTGTGCGCTTCGACATCATCGCCGACGGCCGCGACCTGCTCGACACGGAGGTGCGGTTCGTCCGGTCGACCGCCGACGTCGACCCGGCATGGTCGGGCCTGTACGTCACGAACTACGAGTCGGTGCGCGACGGGAAGCTCGACCTGTCGAAGTTCATCGCAGCATCGCTCGACGAGGCAGCCGTGCTGCGCTCGTTCGGTTCGGAGACGTACCAGCGGTTCCTGCCGCTGTTCGACGCGGTGCCGTACCGGTTCGTCGCGACCGCCACGCCGGCACCGAACCGGCACAAGGAGCTCATCCACTACGCCGGGTTCCTCGGGATCATGGACACCGGTCAGGCCCTGACCCGGTTCTTCAAGCGGGATTCCTCGAAGGCGGGGAACCTCAAGATCCACCCGCACAAGCGCCGCGAGTTCATGCTGTGGCTGAATACGTGGGCGTGCTTCATCCAACGGCCCTCTGATCTCGGCTACTCCGATGACGGGTACGACCTCCCACCGCTGGACGTGGTGTGGGAAGAGGTCGAGGTCGAGTTGCTGTCCGACCAGGTCGAGAAGGACGGGCAGGGCATCCTCGTCCGCGCCGGCGCGAAGTCGGCCGTGGAGTCCGCGCGCGAGAAGCGCCACACGCTCGCCGCGCGCGTGGCGAAGGCAATGCGGATCATTGCTGCGCACTGGGCTGACCCCGACGAGCGCGGGCAGGTCATCCTTTGGTGTGACCTGAACGACGAGCAGGACGCACTCGAGGCTGGCCTGCGCGACCTCGGCCTGTCGTTCTCATCGATCCGTGGTGCGCAGTCCGATGAAGAGGTCGAAGAGCAGCTGCGCGCGTGGCTGGCCGGTGAGACGTACGCGCTGATCGGGAAGCCGATGATGCTCGGCCGTGGCCTGAACCTGCAGCAGTGCTCGACGGCCGTGTTCGTCGGCGTCACGCACAAGTACGAGCAGACCGTCCAGGCGATCCACCGCATCCACCGGTTCGGCCAGACCAACGCCTGCACCGTGCACCTGCTGTACGGCGAGTCCGAGACCGACGTCCGCGACAACCTGCTGACGAAGTGGCAGGAAGATGATGCGCTCACCGACACGATGAGCGACATCCTCCGCGAGTTCGGTCTGAATGCGACGGCTGTGTCGGCCGAGCTTGCCCGCGCGATGGGCATCGACCGGGAGACATGGCAGGGGCAGGACTGGCAGATCGTCCTCAACGATTCGGTGATCGAGTGGCGCGATCACGTCGCCGCCGAGTCGATGGGCCTGATCGTCACGTCGATCCCGTTCGGCGGGAAGTACGAGTACTCGGCGAACTACGCCGACTTCGGCCACGTCGACGACAACGCCCAGTTCTGGTGGCAGATGGACTACCTGACCCCGTCGCTGTACCGGGCGCTGATGCCGGGCCGGATCCTCGCGATCCACGTCAAGGACTTCCCCCTGTACGGGTCGGTCACCGGGAAGGGCGTCTACACGTTCGACACGATGCACGCCGAAGCGATCGCGCACTACACCGGCCACGGTTTCGACTACTTCGGGATGATCACCGTCACCACCGACGTCGTCCGCGAGAACAACCAGACCTACCGGCTGTCGTACTCGGAGATGGCGAAGGACCACTCGAAGATGGGCGTCGGCTCCCCGGAGTACGTGTTGCTGTTCCACAAGCCGCAGAGCAACCGCACCCGCGGGTACGCCGACCTGCCCGTGACGAAGGACAAGGCCGACTACTCCGTGGGTCGGTGGCAGATCGACGCCGCCGCGGAGTGGCGCACCGGCGGCGACCGGCTGCTGAGCGTTGACGAGCTCGCGCAGCTGGAGGTGGGTGTGCGGGCGAAGCTGTTCACCGCGCAGTCCGAGCGCACCGTGTACGACTATGACGCGCACGTCGCGCTCGCTGACAGCCTCGCCGCGCGCAACGCGCTACCGGGCACGTTCGCGTCGCTGGTGCCCGGCTCTTGGCGCGCCGACGTGTGGACGGACGTGCTGCGCATCGACACGCTCAACAGCGAGCAGCGCAAGCGTGAGGTCGAAGCGCACATCTGCCCGTTCCCGCTCGAAATTCCCCGCCGCATCATCACGATGTTCTCCAACCCTGGAGAACTCGTCGGCGACCCGTTCAGCGGCCTCGGCTCCACCGTCCTCGAAGCAGTCCGCCAGGGCCGCCGCGGATTCGGATCCGAACTCAACCCGGTGAGCACGGCCGACTCGGTCGTCTACCTCACCCGCCACGACAACGAGGCGAACGCACCCACGCTGTTCGACCTCCTCGACATCGAAGGGAGCGCGGCGTGA
- a CDS encoding endonuclease domain-containing protein — MVTRQFCDICKQPERAMRNGVVKLLALDHDHATGAWRGVLCQRCNQAIGMFRDNPQLLRLAADYVENPPGLLILE; from the coding sequence ATGGTCACTCGCCAGTTCTGCGACATCTGCAAGCAGCCGGAGCGCGCGATGCGCAACGGCGTCGTCAAGTTGCTCGCTCTCGACCACGACCACGCGACCGGCGCATGGCGCGGTGTGCTCTGCCAGAGGTGCAACCAGGCGATCGGAATGTTCCGCGACAACCCGCAGCTGCTCAGGCTCGCGGCCGACTACGTCGAGAATCCGCCGGGGCTTCTCATCCTCGAGTAG
- a CDS encoding VVA0879 family protein: protein MNETVKRTQEELVDELRARFGDEQKDWAFICPACSDVASLQDFRDALAATGSDDHPMRHLGQICIGRVLGALKRDQPTGRYDGRGCDWAAFGLFQGPEFVVMPDGREVPSFAIAPIEAAVA from the coding sequence ATGAACGAGACCGTCAAGCGCACACAGGAGGAGCTCGTCGACGAGCTGCGTGCACGGTTCGGCGACGAGCAGAAAGACTGGGCGTTCATCTGCCCGGCGTGCAGTGACGTCGCGAGTCTTCAGGATTTCCGGGACGCTCTCGCCGCGACGGGCAGTGATGACCACCCGATGCGGCACCTTGGCCAGATCTGCATCGGCCGTGTTCTCGGTGCGCTCAAACGCGATCAGCCGACGGGGCGCTACGACGGCCGTGGATGTGACTGGGCGGCTTTCGGCCTCTTCCAGGGGCCCGAGTTCGTGGTCATGCCCGACGGTCGCGAGGTGCCGAGCTTCGCGATCGCACCGATCGAGGCGGCGGTCGCATGA
- a CDS encoding single-stranded DNA-binding protein: MAGETIITVVGNLTADPELRYTQNGLPVANFTIASTPRSFDRQANEWKDGDALFLRASCWREFAEHVAGSLTKGMRVVAQGRLRQRSYQDRDGNNRTAVELEVDEIGPSLRYATAQVTRAARSADAQKGPAAQPAEQPWPEPSAGEQWGAFGDDTPF, encoded by the coding sequence ATGGCCGGCGAAACGATCATCACAGTGGTGGGCAACCTCACCGCTGACCCCGAGCTTCGGTACACGCAGAACGGCTTGCCGGTGGCGAACTTCACCATCGCGTCGACCCCGCGCTCGTTCGACAGGCAGGCGAACGAGTGGAAGGACGGTGACGCGCTGTTCCTGCGTGCGTCGTGCTGGCGGGAGTTCGCCGAGCACGTCGCCGGATCGCTCACGAAGGGCATGCGGGTGGTCGCTCAGGGGCGTCTCCGTCAGCGGTCGTATCAGGACCGCGACGGCAACAACCGCACGGCGGTCGAGCTGGAGGTCGATGAGATCGGCCCGAGTCTGCGGTACGCGACGGCGCAGGTCACTCGTGCTGCCCGGTCGGCTGACGCGCAGAAGGGGCCGGCGGCGCAGCCGGCAGAGCAGCCGTGGCCGGAGCCGTCCGCCGGGGAGCAGTGGGGAGCGTTCGGTGATGACACGCCGTTCTGA